TTCCCAGCTTCAGGAAAAGGGACCCAAAAGTTTAAATCCGTTTTTTGTGTCCAAGCTGCTCATCAATATGGCAGCGTGTATGGTTTCCATTAAATATGGCTTGAAAGGCCCCCTTTCTGCTCTCTCTGTAGCCTGTTCTACAGGTTCAAACGCCATTGGTGATGCGTTTCGAATTCTTCAGAGAGGAGATGCCGACATTATGCTCGCAGGTAGTTCCGAAGCATGCATAACTCCGCTGCCCTATGGATGTTTTTGCGCAACACGATCCATGACTCCAAATGAATGCGCTGAAAATGCCAGTAGACCCTTTGATAAAAATCGTGATGGTTTTGTGATGGGAGAAGGAGCCGGGATTGTTGTTTTGGAAAATTTGAAACATGCTTTAAAGCGAAACGCAAGAATTTATGCTGAAATCGTCGGATACGGAAATACGGCCGATGCCCATCACTTTACGGCACCAGAGCCCGAGGGCGATGGTATGAGTTCGAGTTATGCAAGCGGCGCTGCAAGATGCTGATGTGGAAGCTGCAAAAATAGGATATATCAACGCGCATGGTACATCCACTGTTTTAAATGACAAATGTGAGAGTGCTGCTATTAAAAAAGTATTTGGTGAACATGCAAAAACCTTAAAGGTCAGCTCGATAAAATCAATGATTGGTCATCTTATGGCAGCCGCAGGTTCTGTGGAGTTCGTGTCGACTGTAATGAGTGTGTTTACTGGCATGATCCCGCCAACCATTAATTATAATGAACCTGATGCTGATTGTCCTCTTGACTATGTTACCAATGGTGTTGAATCGCTTGATTTAAAAATTGCAATGAGTAATTCATTTGGTTTCGGTGGAGGCAACGCTTGCCTCATAATTAAGAAATATGGAGATATAAGTGAAAATTCCTAAACTTCAGATCGGAAGTATATCAGCAAATATACCTATTGTTCAAGGAGGTATGGGCGTCAGGGTTTCTCTTGCTTCGCTGGCTTCAGCAGTAGCAAACCAGGGCGGAATCGGCACAATTTCCTGTGTTGGTTTAGGGGATATCAAAGCTTTGGCAGACGAGTATGAAAGAACATCCAGGGAAGCATTAGTAAATGAGATCCACAAAGCCAGGAGTATGACTGATGGTCACCTTGCAGTAAACATCATGGGTGTACTCAGCAACGCGGATGATCTTATCAAAACTTCTATACAAGAAGGTATTAAAATAATTGTATTCGGCGCCGGATTGCCAACTAAACTTCCGGCTTTAGTCCAGGATCCCAGTGTAAACCTTGTGCCCATCATCAGTTCTGCTAGAGTTGCAGAATTTATCTTGCGATCATGGGATAAACGGTATGAAAGAATCGCCGATGGACTGATCCTGGAAGGGCCACTGGCCGGGGGACATCTCGGTTTTTCAGCAGAACAACTGGAACATCCGGAGGACTACTCCCTTGAAAAAATTTTGCCTAAAGTCCTGGAAGCTATTAAACCCTATGAAGATAAATTCGGAAGGAAAATACCTGTAATCACCGGAGGTGGTATATATAACGGAAAAGATATTGCCCGAATGCTTTCCCTGGGCGCTTCAGGTGTTCAGATGGGAACCCGTTTTGTTTGTACCGAAGAATGCGATGTGTCTCAGCAATTCAAGCAAGCCTATCTGGAGGCAGGAGAAGATGATATTGTTATTATTAAAAGTCCTGTTGGTATGCCTGGACGGGCGATAAATAATCGTTTTTTAAAAGACCTTGAAGTTAAAGGAAAGCAGAAAATAAATTGTCCTTATAGATGTCTTACTGCCTGTAAAGTCAAAACTGCGAAATATTGCATTGCACTGGCTCTGCTGAATTCCTATTTTGGTGATGTGGACCACGGCCTCATTTTCTGCGGGCAGAATGCGCATCGTGTTGATAAGATTATTACTGTTAAAGAACTTATTGAAGAACTTCTCTGCGAACTCGAAGAAGCATAATCGAGTAGGCGGCTCAGGCCATAAGACCGGAGTGCGCCTCTCACACCACCGTGCGTACGGTTCTCGTGCACGGCGGTTCCCGCCAGCAGGCGGGCAAGCTATTAACCATGAGTCAGTTTAAGATAGTACGATAGCATAGAAACATAACCCCTGCGTTCCAATCTGGCATTTGTTATTGTTGTGCTCAGAATTGGACTGCAGGCAACCGCCCAGCGTCCCATTCGATAATCTTGAGCAAAAGTACAATCATATTATATGACTTGATCAACAAGAGAATTCCGGGTATATAATCCAAAAGCCCTTGAATGAGTTCAAACTGATAACTTTTTCCCTTGCATCTTTATCTAGTAATGCATAAAATTCAAATACTAATAAATTTGTGCCAGCGGTGATGTATCTGACACAGAGCTTATTGCGGGTGGTTCTTTTCTTTGAAATTGAATTCGGTTTTAGCGGGATTAATATGAAGACGTTTGCTCTGAATTTCATATTTTGTTTAGTATGAAAAAGTTCGTGTTATTGAGAAATTGGTTAATCAGTGGTTCGGTTTGTTAGAAAATCCCCATAGTTTCAAGACAAATGGCCATAGCTAAATAGCAAAAATTGATAATGAAAAGACCTGACTTTGATTTTGAGAGACTCGACACAGCCGAAAAGCTGAAAGAAGATACGGAAACATGTGAGACTCGAAGAAATTGCGGAAATTATGTGGCAATGGTGTTATCTCAATGCGACCTTGGATAGTGAATCAGCGAAGACTCTACAACTATATTGAATCCGAGTTCCCAATTGAAATGCTTATGGATTTTTGTCCGGGTTCCTCTGATATCAAGTTCATTTTCAGCCCGCCTGATACGTACGATTACGCTGAGGAGCATACAGGAAAGGAATTGGCGAAAAAAAACGTTTCAGGCACCAAGAGTGACGTATCTCCTTTATCAAGTATTTTTCAAACTCGGTGCATACGAAACACAACGTGTGGGCAATGTGGAAGAGAGGAATGCTCTCAAGACATTCAAAAATCATGTAAAATGATTGAATAATTCAAGAGCATCCCGTATTCCGATACAGGGCAGGAAGCCGAACCCGGCGCAGTAAATATCCATGACGTCCGAAGAGAGAAAACGAAAAGCCCTGCCCGGAATGAATAAAGCCGATACTTGACCCGGTTTCAAAGAGAGGAAACAATGACCGAACAAGAACTCGAACAAGCGCTGAT
This genomic window from candidate division KSB1 bacterium contains:
- a CDS encoding nitronate monooxygenase family protein, producing MKIPKLQIGSISANIPIVQGGMGVRVSLASLASAVANQGGIGTISCVGLGDIKALADEYERTSREALVNEIHKARSMTDGHLAVNIMGVLSNADDLIKTSIQEGIKIIVFGAGLPTKLPALVQDPSVNLVPIISSARVAEFILRSWDKRYERIADGLILEGPLAGGHLGFSAEQLEHPEDYSLEKILPKVLEAIKPYEDKFGRKIPVITGGGIYNGKDIARMLSLGASGVQMGTRFVCTEECDVSQQFKQAYLEAGEDDIVIIKSPVGMPGRAINNRFLKDLEVKGKQKINCPYRCLTACKVKTAKYCIALALLNSYFGDVDHGLIFCGQNAHRVDKIITVKELIEELLCELEEA